The genomic stretch TTATGGATATTGGTGCGAAGGATGGCAACTGGTGTGCTGCTgtggaggagaagcagaggctgggctggggaaaCTGAACAGGGCAGGGACACACACAAGgtgattttccttctctttcagtttGCCATGGAACCAAACTACCTCCATATCTGGCCAAGAAACACCTTCATGATGATTGCGCTGCCCAACATGGTGATAACCCGTGGCCATGCTCCCGTGGGGCACGGGGTGGAGCTTGTGGGGATAAACTGGTTgtggtggcaggggctgggagggaTGACACAGTGCCAGAAGGGACCCCCAGATCCCTTGGGTCTTGGGAGGGGTGTAGGACAGGACCCACAGAGCTGCCTTTGCCTCACAGCACCAAGCAGGTACCTGTGCACTTCTCTGCCATGCACCTGAGCCCATTCAAATCCCCAAAACCAGCTCTCCGAATGTTATGAACTGGATATGAGAGCACCAGGGCAGACCCATGCTGGCCATCACACACTGCCTGCTCACCAGGGGATGCAAGCCCACTGTGGGGCATGGGGTGTGATTGTTGTGTGAGAGGCTGGGCACcgagctgctgctccaggtgCTCTCTATGGCCTCTGGGCTTCTTTCTGACCTCCCTCCCTGGCTAACAGGACAAGTCATTCACCTGCACGCTCTTCATGCCCTTTGAGGAATTTGAGAAGCTCACAACAGGCGAGCAAGTGCTGGGCTTTTTCCAGACCTACTTCCCAGATGCCATACCCCTCATTGGAGAGTAAGTGTTCCCATCTCGCCTTCCTGCTCATCAGCACAGTGCTGTGAAGGCAGGGGACCCATCCCCACCCAGCCTCAGGGACCTGGTGATATGGTGGTGAATGCTGTTGGGGTGGATCCCCATGGCCTGTAGGTCCACATTgtgtctgcactgcagcaggacACAGACCTATCCCATtttaatggctttaacctgccagagggaagattgagatgagctcttaggcagacgTTTTTCcttgtgagagtgctgaggtgctggcacagggtgcccagagaagctggtgCTTACTGACTGTGGCTAAACAAGCATCCAGGCAGGGAGACACAAGAGTGCCCAGCAGCAGCGAGGAACCTCTCACTGCTGGGCCAATGGCATCAGGGCAGCAGCATGGAGCCAGAGCATCCCATTCCTcctggggggaagggggggggcggggcggggctggTGGCCCTGGGGACCAAACCCTTTCCACCCACATTCAAGTTGAGTGAAGAGCTTAAGATCTGCAGACAGAATATTTGGTTTATAGggagaaattaatgaaatagGTTTTCTGGCTTCCACATTTTTCCCAGCAGAAATAGCCTAGTGAATAGGCTTGGGTTTTGCATCCCAATGCTGACATTGCCATGGCCCCCTGCGCTTGGATGTCACATAACATCTGCATCCATGgcaggacagagccttgggtaatgtggtctagtggaaggcgtggGTCCCTGCcctgatcttaaggtcctttccaacccgagtctatgattctatgacttgctcttcttgtttctttggtCCTCCAAGTGAAGTATCTGTTGTTTTGCCTGAAGGCGAGAGCTGAAGCAGGATTACTTTTTGCTGCCCGCCCAGGCCATGATATCTGTGAAGTGCTCTTCCTACCACCTTGGTTCCCAGTGTGTGCTGATGGGAGATGCTGCTCATGCTGTTGTGCCCTTCTATGGACAGGGCATGAATGCAGTAAGTTCACTTACATCATTTGGGTCCCCAGTCTTTTCACTCAGAAATGCCTGGGTTTAGGCTGTAGCTCCATAGAGTTCAAGGGCTGGCCTGTCCCACAGTCTGATGTCCTCTGCATTGGCAGATACTGAGCTTCCCTCATGCACTAGGCTGCTTGTACtctgggaaggagaagggatggGGTGGTTGTGCTGCCTTGCCATGGGGCAGAGGACTGCATGGAAGTGGGGTCCAGCAGGGCAGTCCCAGGCTGCTGGGAAAGGCAACCCCCTGGATTTCTCTGCAAGACCCTGGGCAGGGTGGCCTGGAGTAAGGCTCCTGCTCTGAAGCCGTGGTCAGTGAGACCCTGCACATGCAAACACCTACACTAGCTGAGCATCCGTGAGGGCACTTGTGAACGCATGGTTCCTTCTGCCCATTCACCCTCTAATCTTCCTCCCAGGGCTTTGAGGATTGTCTGGTCTTTGATGAATTAATGGACCAGTTCCATAATGACCTTGGTGAGTGAGAAgagcaagagcagaggaggTTCCGTGCTGGATACCCTGCTGACGAGCTGCCCATGAGCTTTCTTCTCCCAGGTGCCTGCCTCCCTGAGTTCTCCAGGCTGAGGGTGCCAGATGACCACGCCATCTCTGATTTAGCCATGTACAACTACGTAGAGGTAGGCAAGCTACACATTTACTTGTGGCTCTGGTGGTACTCTTGTCCTAACAGAATGCACACAGCTGGCAGGGTCTATGGTAAGACTCTGGTCGTGTCCTCATGTGGGAGACTTGAGCCTAAGAGCTCCTTGGGAATGCCACTGGGGCTGGGGAagctctgctctctgcaagcagcacagcaacaaAGACTCCCTGCAAAGGGGTGACTGTTGGTGTCATAGATGCGCGAGCATGTGAATTCAACGTGGTTCATCTTCCGAAAGCATGTGGACAACTTCCTCCATGCCCTCATGCCTTCCACCATTGTCCCACTGTACACCATGGTAAGGCCAGTGCCAACTGAGctgccaccacctcctcctgtAGCTGGCTTTGAGGTGGTGACATGTTCTTGCCAACCCTCACAGGTGACCTTCACTAGAATTCGCTACCACGAGGCGGTTCAGCGCTGGAAATGGCAGAAGAAGGTGGGTCACTGCGGGTGCCTGTCCTTCTTCCCCATGCCATGACCCTCCTGAGCATCCTGCTTTGGTAGTGGGATAGGTGTGTAGACTTTGGTGCCACAGGTAGGAGCAAACCTCTGGGTGATGCTGAGGTTTCTCTTTGCACTTGCAGATAATAAATCGAGGGCTCTTTGTTGTCGGAGCAGCAGGAATGGGGGGCACCTTCCTCCTTGTAAAGTGGCTGGGTCGGGACTTGGGCTTCTGCATGGAAAACTTGTGGGGCTGGTCCCGTTATCTGAAGAACATTGGAAATCTTCCCTTTGGCGTACAAGCGGCTTAAATGTAAGGGGAGGTCCTGGTTGTAATAAAAGTGAAGGCATGGATGATGGTATTTCTTTTGGGGATGTGGCCTTGCAggtcctgcagcccctctgcctCTTGCTCCCTTGGGAGAGGTGGTGGTTCCTTGGGTGAGAGGAGCCCATAAGGGCGCAGAGTGGCCAAAGAGCAGGGTCTCAGGTGTATCTGCCTCATCTCAGCCTTGTCTCGAGTGATGTGGTGTGGCATGGGCTGAGTACGGGTTTTGTGTGCAGCAACAGGGGAACTCTTCATctgggactgtagcgataggacaaggggtgacgggttcaaactgaaacaggggaagttcaggttggagataaggaagaagcccttccctgtgagggtgctgaggtgctggcacagggtgcccagagaagctgtggctgccccatccctggcagtgttcaaggccaggttggacacaggggcttggagcaccctgctctagtggaaggtgcccctgcctgtggcagaagtcgggactagatgagctttgaggtcccttcagcccaaaccattctaggattcagtgattctatgactgtgtgCTTCCAGCCAGCAGAATGGCCACTTGAACAGCTCAGGGTGTCCCACATCATATTGCTGACTTCTGCTCTTACCAAAATCAACATCTTGACATCAGCTGGTTCCCTCCTCACTCCAAGTCAAAGGAAATATGGTCCAATTATTCCTGATGGAAAGTAAAGGCCTTTAAGAAAAGATGGGGCATTGTTTGGAGCCTGGAGGAAAAGCTGTTCCACACCTGGCTGAGAAATACTTCTGACTTTTGCCATCTGTTCCCCACAGAGAAACCACTGAGCCTTTGGTCTAAAGCAAGACCAGGGGCCTGAAGGACCCTCCTAGCTCTCCATTTTCCTCTGGGATTTTGCATATGCTCTAGCATATACTTCTGTCTAATGCAGTGACCAATCATAGTTCTTTTGGAAAAAGCCTGGATCTAATTTTCTCCAATTGTCCCCCAAAGCATGTGTGTGGTTGTGCTTGTTCTGCACACACTACACCAGCACCAAAACCTGTGGCTGCTGGCAGGGTGGACGGTCTCTTCACATAACAGCCTCTGCCTGGGTCCCCAGCAATGGGCATTGCATCCAAGCCCTGGTCTGCATCACTTAGTGAGTCAGTTTTGGTTTGCAGGGGATGTAGATGGCAAAGGAGCGTAGAAGACAGTTTGTGTCTCTGGCCAGCATCTTTCCCAGGCACAGTATCTAtggatgggagctgctggcagcaatgGCAGGTCTCTCCGACAAACACTTCAGCTGCTGCCCTTGCATCTGATTCTTAGCAGGACTGATGTATTTACTTTATATATTAGTTTTTATTAACGTTAAACTTCTTCAGAGAGCAAATGAAGATGGGACACAACACAGCTGTATGCAAATTATTACCAAACTCAAAGAAAATATGGAATTGTACAACTATTTCACAGGAATGACCCCCCGGGGTAAGAGCAATTAGCTGCTGTGCAAGTGCTGAGCTGCAGATGCTCTGGGTCTTGCACACGACTGGCCCTCAGTGTATCTGATGCACTCATAGAGCAGGGAAAAGATCTCACTCTGTGGCCAAACTCGGTTTCATGTGCTCAGTGCCCATGTTTCATAGTTCAGTTGCTCCTTTGTGTCCTTGTAGTACAGAGGGCTCAAGGCCTGGCAGAGGCGAGCCAAGCCTGCAGGAGCCCAAGCAGAACGGTGCCCGAGGTAGGTCTGAGAGGGGAGCAACACAAGATTCAGTGCACATTGCCCAGCTGCTCTTTGTGTCTGGGTACAGAGGTGCTCGCTGGCCCTTAGGGCCCATCACCTCACTGAAAGCTCCAGAGCAGACCATCAGCCTGGAGGACCCTCCATGTCCAGCTCAGCTGTGAGTGCTTCAGACACCAGTGCAAACACAGTGGTGGGGACCAGCGCAGCAGGCGAAGGCATGGAGCAGCATGGGAACAGATCCTGCTAGAGCTCAAGGGAAAGGGCAGGTTTGCAATTCCAGCTCCAAGTCAATGTTGGAAGCACTCTGTGCACTCGGCTGGTTTTGGAGTCTGTAAAGTCCTGCCAGAGGGTAAAGGTCATCAAGAGCTGAGAGACGCGGTAACCAGGTATAGGAGCCGTTGCGTGTACCTGCTGGTGGGACTAGATCTGCAGTCTCATCCATGGCAAAGCTGTGTctgttcccttctcccagcTCCACTAACCCAGCTGCACCAGGACGCAGGCATGGTGCAGCCCCTCAGCCAGTGCCTGGTGTGCTGGTGGCCTCTTGGAAGAAGGGAACAAACTGACAGGATGAAGAAGAGGAGGTCTGAGATTTCCTTAGCTTGGCATTTCCCTATTTCACAGCGGGTCCCAGTGCTGCCGGGTGTTGCTCAACTTCATTGGTCATTGAACCTGGGATTCACAACCGTGGTTGTGGCACTCTTGAAGAGGGGGTTATCAGCCTGGAGGGAGAAAGGTGAGGAGCCCATGTTGTTGGTGGAGCATTGCCCATCCCACTCACATCCCAGCCTCAACAGTGTTGGCAGAAGAGCCCACAGGCTGCTTTAGCACCCTGCAAACCCATCTAGTCTGTGAAACTGGGCAGTGGGGAGGGCGCAGGTCTGCTATGGCTGCCACTGGAGAGGACGTCCCTCCCAGATGTCCCCACCACATGAACACAAGAGTCCCAGCACACCCCCCCAGTACAGATGGGCTCTCTTACATCGTTCCACTTGGCCCTGGACTTCTCCTTTTCGAACCGGCGGTATTCCCGGCGGTCAAACAGTTCCATCAGGAGCCGCCAGGTCAGCAGGAGCACCAGGCCAATGAGGGCCACGCCGGCAATGGTGCTGCCCACAATCAGCGCGATGTTGGGAGGCTTTGGGCATTCTGTGGGGCAGGCAAATGATGTCTGGCTGCAGCGCCTGCTGAGGCCGCCATgtggaggggcaggagcagcagggctggggtacCTTTCTCAGGATCCACGGTGACAGTGTATATCTCATTGCCATCCTCCTGGACCATGCTGAAGGAGATCCAGCAGTTTTGGGAGTCCTtctccctgcactgcctgctcTCCCCTGTCATATTCTGCACCACATGGATGTTGGGGCAGGCCTGGGAGCAGTTCTTCTCGAAGGGGCCGCTCTCGGAGGTTTTGCACTCTACGCAGGAGCTGCAAAACAGGACACCACAGCTCACCTCTGCAGGGACAAGACTCTCACCCTGGCTTTGGCCACCGCTGGGTTCTGCCCAAGCACAGGCAGCCACCTCCTGTGCCTGCCTCCCCGCCACCTTTTGTGCCATCTGCATGTGTATCACTCACACGTATCTGGCACAGGGCGAGGGGCAGCCGGGGCACTCCTGGCAGAAGGGGGGCTGGTATCCCCCCCAGCACTGGCAGCGGTTGCAGTGGCAGGTCCCACGGTGGCTGCACTCGTTGCCGTGATGGTTCAAGCAGCCTTCTGTTGACTTCTTGCACTGGCAGGCGCTGCCCTGGTACTCAGGATTGCACTTGCACTCCCCACAGTCACAGTTGCCCCGCTCTGCATGGGAAGACCTCTCAGATGTgacaaggatgctgcagagaacCAGgtctccctccctctgcccaTGTTTGGAAAGCATCACCCACCCTCCACTCTCCATTGGTGTGGTGGGACCCAGGACCCTCAAACCCACCCATCTGGGGTTTGGCAGGGAAATCAC from Lathamus discolor isolate bLatDis1 chromosome 3, bLatDis1.hap1, whole genome shotgun sequence encodes the following:
- the KMO gene encoding kynurenine 3-monooxygenase isoform X2; the encoded protein is METSDPRGKRVAVVGGGLVGALNACFFARRGFYVDVYEAREDIRMASFTRGRSINLALSHRGRQALRAVGMEEQIVSKGIPMRARRIHTPSGKKYSIPYGKKNQYILSVDRANLNRELLTAAEKYSNTKLYFGHKLLGCNAKQGTLTIKRSDQQHLEVAYDLIVGCDGAFSTVRKEFMRQTRFNYSHEYIPHGYMELSIPPKDGDFAMEPNYLHIWPRNTFMMIALPNMDKSFTCTLFMPFEEFEKLTTGEQVLGFFQTYFPDAIPLIGERELKQDYFLLPAQAMISVKCSSYHLGSQCVLMGDAAHAVVPFYGQGMNAGFEDCLVFDELMDQFHNDLGACLPEFSRLRVPDDHAISDLAMYNYVEMREHVNSTWFIFRKHVDNFLHALMPSTIVPLYTMVTFTRIRYHEAVQRWKWQKKIINRGLFVVGAAGMGGTFLLVKWLGRDLGFCMENLWGWSRYLKNIGNLPFGVQAA
- the KMO gene encoding kynurenine 3-monooxygenase isoform X1 codes for the protein METSDPRGKRVAVVGGGLVGALNACFFARRGFYVDVYEAREDIRMASFTRGRSINLALSHRGRQALRAVGMEEQLQFGQRAGLCSLPFQIVSKGIPMRARRIHTPSGKKYSIPYGKKNQYILSVDRANLNRELLTAAEKYSNTKLYFGHKLLGCNAKQGTLTIKRSDQQHLEVAYDLIVGCDGAFSTVRKEFMRQTRFNYSHEYIPHGYMELSIPPKDGDFAMEPNYLHIWPRNTFMMIALPNMDKSFTCTLFMPFEEFEKLTTGEQVLGFFQTYFPDAIPLIGERELKQDYFLLPAQAMISVKCSSYHLGSQCVLMGDAAHAVVPFYGQGMNAGFEDCLVFDELMDQFHNDLGACLPEFSRLRVPDDHAISDLAMYNYVEMREHVNSTWFIFRKHVDNFLHALMPSTIVPLYTMVTFTRIRYHEAVQRWKWQKKIINRGLFVVGAAGMGGTFLLVKWLGRDLGFCMENLWGWSRYLKNIGNLPFGVQAA
- the KMO gene encoding kynurenine 3-monooxygenase isoform X3 is translated as METSDPRGKRVAVVGGGLVGALNACFFARRGFYVDVYEAREDIRMASFTRGRSINLALSHRGRQALRAVGMEEQLQFGQRAGLCSLPFQIVSKGIPMRARRIHTPSGKKYSIPYGKKNQYILSVDRANLNRELLTAAEKYSNTKLYFGHKLLGCNAKQGTLTIKRSDQQHLEVAYDLIVGCDGAFSTVRKEFMRQTRFNYSHEYIPHGYMELSIPPKDGDFAMEPNYLHIWPRNTFMMIALPNMDKSFTCTLFMPFEEFEKLTTGEQVLGFFQTYFPDAIPLIGERELKQDYFLLPAQAMISVKCSSYHLGSQCVLMGDAAHAVVPFYGQGMNAGFEDCLVFDELMDQFHNDLGACLPEFSRLRVPDDHAISDLAMYNYVEVTFTRIRYHEAVQRWKWQKKIINRGLFVVGAAGMGGTFLLVKWLGRDLGFCMENLWGWSRYLKNIGNLPFGVQAA